GCATCGTCGTAGGCAATCTGTACGACCGGTTCGCGCTCTCGCCCGGCGATCGATTCGGCTGGCCCTGAAGGGTGCCGCCACTGCGCGCCGACCGACCAGCGCCACCACCGCGGGTCGCCATCCTTTGGTGCGGCAAAGACGGCCGATCCCGGTTGGTTCATTTCGGGCGGGGCATCGGGGAGGGCAGGGGGCGCGCGTTCGGCGACGGTGCGATAGCCGGTCGCGGCGACGAAGCGGGCGAATTCGCCGTTGGTCAACTCATGCGCGTCGATCCAGAACGCCTTGACCGAAACGCGCCGTGGCGGGCCTTCCTCGGGATATTTTGGATCGGCCCCCATCGTGAAGCTGCCGCCCGCGACATGCACCATCGGCGCCGCGCGCAGATCGGCGCATGACGCAGTCTGTTCGCGCGGGACGGGAGGGGAGCATCCGGCCAGCGAGAGTGTCACGAGCGCCGCTGCAAAAACTGTCCTGCCGTCGATCATCGCCCGCCCTCGTTCCTCCCGCGAACGAGGCGGCAAGGCGCGCGGATTGTCAATGCGCCGCACAATCACCGGCGAAAGGTCGGATTCCGATGCGCCAGCCGGGCCGCGACTTGGGGATTGTGAACCTTCACAAATTGGGGCATCTAGGCGTCAGATCGGTTCGCAGAATCCGATATTCAGGGGGAGAGGGCTATGAATACGCACCGCTATTTGCTGTTGGCTGGAGTCGCCAGCGTGGTGCTCGCCGCACCGGCTTATGCGCAGGACGCGCCGCAAAAGCCCGCCGTTCAGCCGACCGAAGCCCCGGCGGCCACCGACGCCGACAAGGCCAATCCCGACGACATCGTCGTAACCGCCGAGCGTCGTCCGCAATCGCTGCAAAGCTATGCCGGCACTGCAGCCGTGCTGTCGCCGACGCAATTGGCCAGGGTCGGCATCGTCAATATCGAGAATTTGAACGACACGCTGCCCGGTTTGCGCGTCCAGAATTTCAATGGCGCGATCGACATCGCGCTGCGCGGCATCGGCACAAACCAGAATACCGAGCTTGGTGATCCGAACGTCGCGACGCATTTCGACGACGTCTATGTCCCGCGCGTCCAGGGGCTGGCCAATTCCTATTTCGACCTGAAGGCGGTCGAGGTGAATTTCGGGCCGCAGGGCACATTGCGCGGGCGCAACGCCTCGGCGGGATCGCTCAACTTCATTTCCTGGGCGCCTGAACTCGGCAAGTTTCTAGGCAATGTGGAAGTCGGCGCCGGCAATTTTAACCAGGCCAGCATCCGCGGCGTGTTCAACGTGCCGCTGGGCGACCATCTGGCGTTTCGCATATCGGGAAGTGCGGACCGGCACGGGTCCTATTACCGCAATGTCGGGCGCTTCCCGCAGGTCGCGGCCCCGTATGCGGACGACAATCGCGGCGTGCGTGCGCAGTTGCTGTGGGAACCAACGACGCGGCTCAGCATCCTGATCGCGGGCGATTATAACAAGCAGGATTCGACCGGTTTCAACGGGTCGAACTATTCGAAATTCCTGGACCCGGCCACAGTGGGCGGGTTCGCCAATGCCGTCAATTCGGTGAAGAATCCGCGGGACACCATTACCGGGCCGCTCGGCGAGCAATATTCGACCGAGCATTCCGGCATTCGTGCCCGCGTGACCTATCGGACCGACGGGCTGTTCAACGTCCAATATATCGGCAGCCATCGCGATTTGCGCACCGCGTCGGACGGTGCCGGCCCGGCGAGCGTCGCCTATCCCGGTTTCGAGCAGGATTTCTACGGCATCGGCGGGACTCCCCTGCAACAGGCGGTCGGGGCCGAACGGTCAGACAATTACGGTCGGGGCCTTGGCCGCGGCGGCTCCTTCTCGGATTTCCACGAACTGCGCTTTTTCAACGATTCCGAACCGCTGAAATATTCGGTCGGCGGCAATTATTTCAACGAACGGCAGCGTACGCTCGCGACCTCGGTTTCGGATTATAACTCGTTCTTCCAGGGCCAGGAATTCAACACCAAGACGAAGAGCGAGACCTTCGCCTTTTACGGCGACGCGACCTATTCGGTAACGTCGAAGCTGCGCGTTACCGGTGGCCTTCGCTACACCGACGACAGCAAATCGCGCACGGGTGTGATCTCGCGGCTGTTCTTCGGCGGCGGTGCGGCCGATTTCAACTGCTGCGGCTATTTCCGGCTCGGAACCCCCGGGTTCGAATTCAACACCAACCGCACGATCTTCGACGTCGCGCGCAATCCCGCTGGCGAACCCCTGCCCGGCGCGGCACTGGCCTTTTTCCTCGATGGCGTGAAATCGTTCGGCGCGCGTGACACGATTCCGATCGCGTTCGCCGATGCGATCGCGCGGCTCCGTGCCAATCCGGCGCTTGCCAACGACCCCAATTTCGGCTTTGCCAATGGTGCCGGCTGCATCAACTCGGCGACCAACCCGGGCTATGTCTGTCGTGCGGACGGAAATTTTACCTACAATTTCGTCGCGCATACGATCAACAATCAGGCGTCGAAAATTCGCACCGACTTTATCGATTGGCGCGCGCGGGTGGAGTATGACTTGAGTGACGACAACCTCGTCTATGGCGTGGTCTCGAGCGGGCATAAGGCCGCCAGCTTCAACGACAATCTCGGGTCGCTCGGGCCGGCACCGTTCTTCCGTCCCGAAAAAGTCACGTTGTTCGAATTGGGCACCAAGAACGAATTCACTGTCGGGGGGCGCAAGGCGGTGCTCAATCTCTCGGCGTTCTACAACGACTATAAGGATCAGCAGCTAACCGCGCTGCTCGGCGTCACCTCGATCGTCGCGCAACTGCGCGTCGATCCGAATGACCCGAACAGCCCGTTGGTCAACGTCACCGGGCCGCAGAACGTGCCCAACGGCTTCGCCCAGAACCAGGTCGTCGCCTTTACCTATAACGCAGCCAACAGTGAGACGTACGGCGTCCAGGGCAGCGGATCGATCATCCTGCCAGGCCGGTTCAAACTGGGTGCCGATTTCCTGTGGCTGGAAGGGCGCATCAAGAATGCCGCGCCGGTGCAGGATTTCCGTTTTCAAGCAGATGTTGCTGGCGGCACCGACTCGCAAGCGCGGCCGATCGCCGGACGGCGTCTGCCCTACACGCCGCGCTTTCAGCTCAATGCCTCGCTTGCCAAGGTCATTCCCGTGGGCGGTTCGTTCGGCGGCTCTTTCGACGGGCTGATCAGCGTATCGTGGCGCGCGTCGAGCTTCGCGACGATCTTCAACTCGATCGACTTCAATCCTCCGGCAGCTGGTCCGCGTGAGTCGCTCAACGACCGCATCCCGTCATATTATCTGGTCAACATGGCGGTCGGCTACACGCACGGCAATTTCCGGGTCGAGGCATATGTGAACAACCTGTTCGACAACACCGTCGCCGCCGGGCTGCTGGTCAACCAGTTTAACAATACGCGCTTCTTCACGAACCCGCGGCTCGCCGGTGGGCGCGTGCGGATCACGTTCTGAGGGTGCGGGGGCGGCCGGTCGCGGTCGTCCCCACCTGCGGTTAGCCAGACTTTTCGGAGGTATGTGATGGCGAAAATCCTTGGCCTTTCCTCGCTCGCCGTTCTCGTCCTCGCCGCGTCGATGACGCCCGGAGCACGCGCCGAAACGCTGATCCCGCCCGACTATAAGCTCGTCTGGGCGGATGAGTTCGCGGTCGACGGGCTGCCCGATGATAACAAATGGGCCTATGACACGGACCATAACCGCGCCGGGTGGTTCAACAATGAGAAGCAATATTATGCCGATCACCGCGCCGAGAATGCGCGGGTGGAGAAGGGCAGTCTGATCATCGAAGCCCGCGCCGACGCGGATGCGATCAGCACGCTGCCCGATTGGGGCAAGCAGCGCTACAGTTCGGCGCGGCTACGGACACTCGGCAAGGCGAGCTGGACATATGGCGCGGTCGAAGTCCGCGCGAAGCTGCCGTGCGGCGTCGGGAGCTGGCCGGCGATCTGGATGCTGTCCGACGACAAAACGATTCCGTGGCCCGACAGTGGCGAGATCGACATCATGGAGCATGTCGGCTTCGATCCCGGCAAAGTCCATTTCTCGCTC
Above is a genomic segment from Sphingomonas sp. HMP6 containing:
- a CDS encoding glycoside hydrolase family 16 protein; this encodes MAKILGLSSLAVLVLAASMTPGARAETLIPPDYKLVWADEFAVDGLPDDNKWAYDTDHNRAGWFNNEKQYYADHRAENARVEKGSLIIEARADADAISTLPDWGKQRYSSARLRTLGKASWTYGAVEVRAKLPCGVGSWPAIWMLSDDKTIPWPDSGEIDIMEHVGFDPGKVHFSLHTKAANFIQHTEKTAFKSVPTACTEMHRYHLSWTPNLIVMGVDDARGFSFKRPSTKRSEWPFDGPFHILLNLAIGGDWGGQNGIDDDAFPQRMEVDYVRVYQKSGS
- a CDS encoding formylglycine-generating enzyme family protein, encoding MIDGRTVFAAALVTLSLAGCSPPVPREQTASCADLRAAPMVHVAGGSFTMGADPKYPEEGPPRRVSVKAFWIDAHELTNGEFARFVAATGYRTVAERAPPALPDAPPEMNQPGSAVFAAPKDGDPRWWRWSVGAQWRHPSGPAESIAGREREPVVQIAYDDAVAYAKWAGKRLPSEAEWEYAALAGATALPEPIDAHGTPQANYYQGAFPARDLALDGFRGRAPVGCFKPNRFGLYDMIGNVWEWTSARAGPGGGSRVIKGGSYLCASNYCARYRPAARQFEERGMGTDHIGVRFARDAAP
- a CDS encoding TonB-dependent receptor yields the protein MNTHRYLLLAGVASVVLAAPAYAQDAPQKPAVQPTEAPAATDADKANPDDIVVTAERRPQSLQSYAGTAAVLSPTQLARVGIVNIENLNDTLPGLRVQNFNGAIDIALRGIGTNQNTELGDPNVATHFDDVYVPRVQGLANSYFDLKAVEVNFGPQGTLRGRNASAGSLNFISWAPELGKFLGNVEVGAGNFNQASIRGVFNVPLGDHLAFRISGSADRHGSYYRNVGRFPQVAAPYADDNRGVRAQLLWEPTTRLSILIAGDYNKQDSTGFNGSNYSKFLDPATVGGFANAVNSVKNPRDTITGPLGEQYSTEHSGIRARVTYRTDGLFNVQYIGSHRDLRTASDGAGPASVAYPGFEQDFYGIGGTPLQQAVGAERSDNYGRGLGRGGSFSDFHELRFFNDSEPLKYSVGGNYFNERQRTLATSVSDYNSFFQGQEFNTKTKSETFAFYGDATYSVTSKLRVTGGLRYTDDSKSRTGVISRLFFGGGAADFNCCGYFRLGTPGFEFNTNRTIFDVARNPAGEPLPGAALAFFLDGVKSFGARDTIPIAFADAIARLRANPALANDPNFGFANGAGCINSATNPGYVCRADGNFTYNFVAHTINNQASKIRTDFIDWRARVEYDLSDDNLVYGVVSSGHKAASFNDNLGSLGPAPFFRPEKVTLFELGTKNEFTVGGRKAVLNLSAFYNDYKDQQLTALLGVTSIVAQLRVDPNDPNSPLVNVTGPQNVPNGFAQNQVVAFTYNAANSETYGVQGSGSIILPGRFKLGADFLWLEGRIKNAAPVQDFRFQADVAGGTDSQARPIAGRRLPYTPRFQLNASLAKVIPVGGSFGGSFDGLISVSWRASSFATIFNSIDFNPPAAGPRESLNDRIPSYYLVNMAVGYTHGNFRVEAYVNNLFDNTVAAGLLVNQFNNTRFFTNPRLAGGRVRITF